Genomic window (Daucus carota subsp. sativus chromosome 5, DH1 v3.0, whole genome shotgun sequence):
atgaatataaACAAATCTAGTGGTAGTAATACATCTTGCAGATTATCATCAGATGTATTCAAGGACAGAAAAAATATAAAGCCAGATCGTCTCGGAGTTTCTGACAAGTGGAAAATCCAAATGCTAACGTTGTAATCTTGTTTGCATTTTGTTGCGGCTTCTTTTTGCAACTTATTGATACAATATAAGCTCAACATGAAAGAACATTTTAACAATTGGAACAATAaggtaaaaaatatatgtacattttgATAACAAATTTCCAGAGCTATCCTAAAGTTCCAATACTCATACAACGTTTATTGGCATATCATAACCATTACCTAAAGTTGTATGCAGAACACTATCGGAATACACAGCTCCCCGAGACCTCGATGACCTGAGGATGTAATTCTTGTGCACCTGGTTCACCTGCTCCCTGCAatcattctcagcttctttctTTTCATCACCTGTATATGTTTCATCGGGTTTTTGATTGCTTATTATAGTACATTCCCCTTGTGTTGGAACCGTGTATACAAAGGAGTTCACTGGAATATCGTTCAAGTCCAGTAGCGGCTCCAAAGTCATGACCACATCGACCATGGTCGGCCTGGTTTTAGCATTGTGGCTCAGGCAATGATAAGCCAGAGTAGCTAACTTTTTGGCCCCTTTCCTTGAGTACGCGCCATCAAGTCTAGGGTCCATTATCCTGTCAAGCCTCTGAGAGTCCCGGAGAAGTGGTCTTAACCAACTCACCAGATTCCTCTCTCGAGTGGGTCTACTCGTGTCCATGGCTCGTTTTCCAGTCAACAACTCTAACAAAACCACTCCAAAACAATACACATCACTCTTCGTCGTGACATGACCTGCAATTCCAGAGAATTGTAATATGTCAGCAGCCAATTAGTCCTGATAATCACACACTTGTTTATTGCAGTAATGTGAGAATGCTTAAAGTAATGGTAAATTACCAGTCATGATGTATTCTGGAGCAGCGTAGCCTTCGGTGCCCATGATTCGTGTTGTAACATGCGTGTTATCTCCTTGTGGACCGTCCAACGCGAGCCCGAAATCAGACAGTTTAGCACCGAAATCCTATTAAATTGGTCATGCGCATCAGCATCAACAGTTCATGTAACGGCTTTTAAATGTGCAACTTCCACAAACGcgtaaaattaataataaaatactataatAGGAAGTAGATGTGAGAGtctcaaaatatcaaaatttgagtGAGAATCATAAGATACGCATACTaaatatcttaacaaatcacTATTTTGTGTTAGGAATTATACCGAGTCCAGAAGTATGTTGGAAGCTTTGAAATCTCT
Coding sequences:
- the LOC108220833 gene encoding serine/threonine-protein kinase RIPK, which produces MLLKIISNSILPCCLKPQSSQQIEPENKVSKQISPKRVSLLDMNRNDSTVFSDKSGLPDSLIAWKNIQNFTVEELKLITNNFSSCNYLGKGGFGPVYKGFIDDRISTSGAAHQTVAVKLLDLNSRQGHREWLAEVIFLGQLAHPHLVKLIGYCCEDQNRLLVYEYIPQGNLENHLFGRYSDSLPWLTRLKIAVGAAKGLAFLHGGEQPVIYRDFKASNILLDSDFGAKLSDFGLALDGPQGDNTHVTTRIMGTEGYAAPEYIMTGHVTTKSDVYCFGVVLLELLTGKRAMDTSRPTRERNLVSWLRPLLRDSQRLDRIMDPRLDGAYSRKGAKKLATLAYHCLSHNAKTRPTMVDVVMTLEPLLDLNDIPVNSFVYTVPTQGECTIISNQKPDETYTGDEKKEAENDCREQVNQVHKNYILRSSRSRGAVYSDSVLHTTLGNGYDMPINVV